One window from the genome of Pseudobdellovibrionaceae bacterium encodes:
- the atpG gene encoding ATP synthase F1 subunit gamma yields MANLKDIKGRIESVKNTQQITKAMKMVSAAKLKKAQDNIINCRPYAYKILNLINDIASTNGVEHPLIETGERPKEKLLFVVLTSDRGLCGGFNNNLARWALKKYDEIAPNYKQVDFYFIGKKAAAFFKNRKIEAVATLENLAKDISYSLASDVAEDLLTKYQAGDYDEVQLVYNEFKSAIAQEIVQETLLPLAVAAEEGTDEITDIIFEPSPAEMLDQLLKKHFAVQIYRVMSESIAAEHAARMTAMENATKNAAEMIYKLTLTYNKVRQANITTELIEITSGAEALQG; encoded by the coding sequence GTGGCAAATTTAAAGGATATTAAAGGCAGAATCGAGAGTGTAAAGAACACTCAACAGATTACAAAAGCCATGAAAATGGTTTCTGCTGCTAAACTAAAAAAAGCCCAAGACAATATTATAAATTGTCGCCCGTATGCCTATAAAATTTTGAATCTGATCAATGACATTGCTTCTACAAACGGTGTGGAACACCCGCTTATAGAAACAGGGGAAAGGCCCAAAGAAAAACTATTATTTGTTGTACTAACAAGTGATAGAGGACTTTGTGGTGGGTTCAACAACAACTTGGCAAGATGGGCATTAAAAAAATACGATGAAATTGCACCGAACTACAAACAGGTCGATTTCTATTTTATCGGGAAAAAAGCCGCCGCTTTTTTCAAAAACAGAAAAATTGAAGCTGTAGCAACATTAGAAAATCTAGCAAAAGACATTTCGTACTCTCTTGCTAGCGACGTGGCAGAAGATCTTTTAACGAAGTATCAAGCGGGCGATTATGACGAAGTTCAGCTTGTGTATAACGAATTTAAATCAGCAATTGCGCAAGAGATCGTGCAAGAGACATTATTGCCTCTAGCAGTCGCAGCAGAAGAAGGAACGGACGAGATTACAGATATTATCTTTGAACCTTCTCCTGCTGAAATGTTGGATCAGCTGCTTAAGAAGCACTTCGCTGTTCAAATTTACAGAGTCATGTCTGAGAGTATTGCTGCTGAACATGCGGCACGTATGACGGCTATGGAAAATGCAACTAAAAATGCTGCTGAAATGATTTATAAACTTACTTTAACGTATAACAAAGTAAGACAAGCTAATATTACAACTGAATTGATTGAAATCACTTCTGGTGCGGAAGCGCTCCAAGGGTAA